In a genomic window of Spirosoma agri:
- a CDS encoding YceI family protein: protein MKTLTVFAACLFVSGVSLAQTWTVDKSHSRVGFNVTHNLLAEVDGNFKTFDAKVISSKPDLSDAVLELTADVNSINTDNERRDGHLKGPDFFDAAKYPTLTFKSTSFKKVDAKKYTATGNLTMHGVTKPVTLDVTMVGPVKMKGMGGKEQEKVGFKIASSIKRSDFGIGTIPVVVVSDEVEVKASGEFVKQEGETADAKK from the coding sequence ATGAAAACACTTACCGTATTTGCTGCTTGCCTGTTTGTTTCCGGCGTTTCATTGGCCCAAACGTGGACGGTCGATAAATCGCACTCACGCGTTGGATTCAACGTTACCCACAATTTGCTGGCCGAAGTGGATGGCAATTTTAAAACGTTCGACGCTAAAGTTATCTCGTCGAAACCTGATCTGTCCGATGCCGTTCTCGAACTGACCGCCGACGTAAACAGTATCAACACCGACAACGAACGCCGGGATGGCCACCTGAAAGGTCCCGACTTTTTTGACGCGGCCAAATACCCAACGCTGACGTTCAAAAGCACATCGTTCAAGAAAGTAGACGCGAAAAAATACACGGCAACGGGTAATCTGACCATGCATGGCGTGACGAAACCCGTTACACTGGACGTAACAATGGTTGGTCCCGTCAAAATGAAAGGCATGGGCGGCAAAGAGCAGGAAAAAGTTGGCTTCAAAATCGCCAGTTCGATCAAACGTTCCGATTTCGGCATTGGTACGATCCCTGTCGTTGTTGTAAGTGATGAAGTTGAAGTGAAAGCCAGCGGTGAATTCGTGAAGCAGGAAGGCGAAACGGCCGACGCCAAGAAGTAA
- a CDS encoding esterase, which translates to MNQHPIVNRLCYTLLAISLVTLRVVAQAPQRQPTPNDTLKSPKVMADKRVMISIYAPKASDVTVTGDFLGQPKPLSLTKSEQGVWSTLVGPLKPDYYTYTLMVDGVRTMDPKNPVIKQGISSLENVMAVPGTETAFEDNQPVPHGDVREVWYQSKSLGMMRRMHVYTPPGYEKGTTKYPVFYLLHGAGDDDSGWNTVGRSGFIMDNLLAAGKVKPMVVVMPNGSMPMPPQTGMPTNETMNRMRSLFADELLKDVMPHVEKTYRTLTNQENRAIAGLSMGGFQTLDVTLTHPELFNYVGVFSSGFFGATVDEAETKYAKVLNDSNFNKGKKLFWIEIGKDDFVMDANKKTIALLDKHNIKYQYKETDGGHTWINWRQYLNEYAPLLFR; encoded by the coding sequence ATGAATCAGCATCCAATTGTAAACCGGCTTTGCTACACACTGCTGGCCATCAGTCTGGTTACCCTTCGGGTGGTTGCGCAGGCACCCCAACGTCAACCCACGCCGAACGATACGCTCAAATCGCCAAAGGTTATGGCTGACAAGCGCGTTATGATCAGCATCTACGCGCCCAAAGCGAGCGACGTGACAGTAACAGGCGATTTTCTGGGGCAGCCCAAACCACTCAGCCTGACCAAAAGTGAACAGGGTGTCTGGTCGACACTGGTTGGCCCGCTAAAACCGGATTACTACACCTACACGCTGATGGTTGATGGGGTTCGTACGATGGACCCGAAAAATCCGGTCATCAAGCAGGGGATCAGTAGTCTGGAAAACGTAATGGCCGTACCCGGTACCGAAACGGCGTTTGAGGATAATCAGCCGGTGCCTCACGGCGACGTGCGGGAAGTTTGGTATCAGTCGAAATCGCTGGGTATGATGCGCCGGATGCATGTATACACGCCCCCCGGCTACGAAAAAGGAACAACAAAATACCCGGTCTTTTATCTGTTGCACGGTGCGGGTGACGACGACTCCGGCTGGAACACCGTCGGACGCTCGGGTTTCATCATGGATAATTTACTGGCGGCTGGCAAAGTAAAGCCGATGGTGGTTGTTATGCCCAACGGGAGTATGCCGATGCCTCCTCAAACGGGTATGCCTACTAATGAAACGATGAACCGGATGCGGTCGCTGTTTGCCGATGAATTGCTCAAGGATGTGATGCCGCACGTCGAAAAAACATACCGAACGCTGACCAATCAGGAAAACCGGGCCATCGCGGGGTTGTCCATGGGTGGTTTCCAGACGCTGGATGTTACGCTGACACATCCCGAATTGTTCAACTATGTCGGCGTGTTCAGTTCGGGATTTTTCGGCGCGACCGTCGATGAGGCCGAAACAAAATACGCGAAAGTCCTGAACGACAGTAATTTCAACAAAGGCAAAAAACTCTTCTGGATCGAGATTGGTAAAGATGATTTCGTGATGGACGCCAACAAGAAGACGATTGCTTTGCTCGACAAACACAATATCAAGTACCAGTATAAAGAAACCGACGGCGGGCATACCTGGATCAATTGGCGGCAGTACCTCAACGAATACGCGCCGTTGCTGTTCCGGTAA
- the idi gene encoding isopentenyl-diphosphate Delta-isomerase: MTTTHISSPTVLLVNEQDEILGTAEKLAVHESGDLHRAFSVLIFNDQGEYLLQQRAHEKYHSGGLWSNTCCGHPSHPHDTAEQAQQRLYEEMGFRTTLKPLFSFRYHAELPNGLTEHEFDHVFMGHYQGPIPFNSDEACAVRWIAPDDLAQEMRSAPHTFSVWFRMLFERLQKRS, translated from the coding sequence ATGACAACTACGCATATCTCCTCACCAACCGTTCTGCTCGTTAATGAACAGGACGAAATCCTGGGAACTGCCGAAAAACTAGCGGTTCATGAGTCAGGCGACCTTCACCGGGCGTTTTCGGTCCTGATCTTCAATGACCAGGGCGAATACCTGCTTCAACAGCGAGCCCATGAAAAATACCATTCCGGTGGTCTGTGGTCAAACACCTGTTGCGGCCATCCCAGCCATCCGCACGATACGGCAGAACAGGCTCAGCAACGGCTCTACGAAGAAATGGGATTCCGAACTACGCTGAAGCCGCTGTTCAGTTTTCGGTATCACGCCGAATTACCCAACGGTTTGACCGAGCATGAATTTGATCACGTATTTATGGGTCATTATCAGGGACCAATTCCGTTCAATTCTGACGAAGCCTGCGCCGTTCGCTGGATAGCACCCGATGATCTGGCGCAGGAAATGCGTAGTGCTCCCCATACATTTTCGGTCTGGTTTCGGATGTTATTTGAACGACTTCAAAAGCGATCCTAA